Proteins from a single region of Pithys albifrons albifrons isolate INPA30051 chromosome 12, PitAlb_v1, whole genome shotgun sequence:
- the CBLN1 gene encoding cerebellin-1 — translation MRGPGLGLGLGLLLGAAWVACGQNETEPIVLEGKCLVVCDSNPTSDPTGTALGISVRSGSAKVAFSAIRSTNHEPSEMSNRTMIIYFDQVLVNIGSNFDSERSTFIAPRKGIYSFNFHVVKVYNRQTIQVSLMLNGWPVISAFAGDQDVTREAASNGVLIQMEKGDRAYLKLERGNLMGGWKYSTFSGFLVFPL, via the exons ATGCGGggcccggggctggggctggggctggggctgctgctgggagcgGCGTGGGTGGCGTGCGGGCAGAACGAGACGGAGCCCATCGTGCTGGAGGGCAAGTGCCTCGTGGTGTGCGACTCCAACCCCACCTCCGATCCCACCGGCACGGCGCTCGGCATCTCCGTGCGCTCCGGCAGCGCCAAGGTCGCCTTCTCCGCTATCCGCAGCACCAACCACGAGCCCTCCGAGATGAGCAATCGCACCATGATCATCTACTTCGACCAG GTACTAGTGAATATCGGCAGCAACTTCGACTCGGAACGGAGCACTTTCATCGCGCCCAGAAAAGGGATTTACAGTTTCAATTTTCACGTGGTGAAAGTGTACAACAGGCAAACCATCCAG GTGAGTTTGATGCTAAATGGGTGGCCAGTGATTTCTGCCTTTGCAGGGGACCAAGATGTGACCCGAGAAGCTGCTAGCAATGGAGTCCTGATTCAGATGGAGAAAGGAGACAGAGCTTATCTAAAACTGGAGAGAGGAAACTTGATGGGAGGCTGGAAGTATTCAACATTCTCTGGATTTCTAGTGTTCCCGCTTTAA